From the genome of Scytonema hofmannii PCC 7110, one region includes:
- the urtE gene encoding urea ABC transporter ATP-binding subunit UrtE, which yields MLQISNLDVYYGESHILRNVDLSVPMGQMVCLIGRNGVGKTTLLKTIMGLLKPRNGTITFAGELINSKSPDRRAKLGIGYVPQGREIIPRLTVKENLLLGLEARRSRSKNQEIAEEIFSLFPVLKSMLSRMGGDLSGGQQQQLAIARALMGQPQLLLLDEPTEGIQPSIILEIEAAVRGIVATTGISVLLVEQHLHFVRQADYYYAMQKGGIVASGSTNELSQDVIQRFLAV from the coding sequence ATGTTGCAAATCTCTAACCTTGACGTTTACTACGGCGAAAGCCATATTTTACGTAATGTAGATTTGAGTGTTCCAATGGGGCAAATGGTATGCCTAATTGGACGCAATGGCGTAGGTAAAACAACCCTCCTCAAAACAATCATGGGGTTACTTAAACCTCGCAATGGCACAATAACTTTTGCTGGAGAATTGATAAATTCAAAATCTCCAGATCGAAGAGCAAAGCTGGGAATTGGTTACGTTCCCCAAGGACGAGAAATTATTCCCCGTTTGACAGTAAAAGAAAATCTCTTACTGGGATTAGAAGCGAGACGCAGCCGGAGCAAAAATCAAGAAATTGCTGAGGAGATTTTTAGCCTATTTCCCGTGTTGAAATCGATGCTTTCGCGGATGGGCGGTGACTTAAGTGGTGGACAGCAACAACAATTAGCTATTGCTCGTGCTTTAATGGGACAACCCCAATTACTCTTATTGGATGAGCCTACCGAAGGTATTCAACCTTCAATTATCTTAGAAATTGAAGCTGCAGTTCGTGGCATAGTTGCTACCACTGGTATTTCTGTTTTGTTAGTAGAGCAACATTTACATTTTGTCCGCCAAGCCGATTACTATTACGCGATGCAAAAAGGCGGTATTGTTGCTTCTGGTTCCACCAATGAATTGAGTCAAGATGTGATTCAAAGATTTTTAGCTGTTTGA
- the urtD gene encoding urea ABC transporter ATP-binding protein UrtD, with translation MKAKILETKNLTVSFDGFKALNQLNFSMDVGELRVVIGPNGAGKTTFLDVITGKVKPTEGRVFLKGKSLHSLSEHQIARRGIGRKFQTPRIYLNLTPRENLELSSNRNKNVFSTLFGRSSNAEKNSIKGLLETIGLADKADRLAGLLSHGEKQRLEIGMLVAQSPDVLLVDEPVAGLTDEETYNIGELLLALSQSHSILVIEHDMEFVRQIARKVTVLHEGSVLCEGTIEEVQNDKRVIEVYLGLSSQIGAKPDCSTSL, from the coding sequence ATGAAAGCCAAAATCTTAGAAACTAAAAACCTCACGGTTAGTTTTGATGGCTTTAAGGCACTTAATCAGCTAAACTTCAGCATGGATGTGGGTGAATTACGGGTCGTTATTGGTCCCAACGGTGCTGGAAAAACGACATTTCTTGACGTCATCACGGGTAAAGTGAAACCAACCGAGGGAAGAGTTTTTTTAAAAGGCAAAAGTTTGCATTCTTTATCAGAACATCAAATTGCCAGACGGGGAATTGGACGTAAATTCCAAACTCCTCGAATCTATCTCAACTTAACACCTCGCGAGAACTTGGAACTTAGCAGTAACCGCAATAAAAATGTGTTTTCTACTTTGTTTGGTCGTTCCAGTAATGCTGAAAAGAATAGTATTAAAGGGTTACTAGAAACCATAGGCTTAGCCGATAAAGCAGACAGACTAGCTGGTTTACTGTCTCACGGAGAAAAGCAACGCTTAGAAATTGGGATGTTAGTCGCGCAGTCTCCCGATGTATTACTTGTTGATGAACCTGTTGCTGGTTTAACAGATGAAGAAACTTACAATATAGGGGAACTGCTTTTAGCACTATCACAGAGTCATTCCATTTTAGTCATTGAACATGACATGGAATTTGTGCGTCAAATTGCTCGGAAAGTAACAGTCTTGCATGAAGGTTCAGTGTTATGTGAAGGCACTATCGAAGAAGTACAAAACGACAAGCGTGTCATTGAAGTTTATTTGGGATTGAGTTCCCAAATAGGTGCAAAACCAGATTGCTCTACTAGTCTTTGA
- the ndhI gene encoding NAD(P)H-quinone oxidoreductase subunit I, translating to MLKFLKQVGDYAKETVQAGRYIGQGLSVTFDHMRRRPVTVQYPYEKLIPSERFRGRIHFEFDKCISCEVCVRVCPINLPVVDWEFDKASKKKKLKHYSIDFGVCIFCGNCVEYCPTNCLSMTEDYELSTYDRHELNYDNVALGRLPYKVTLDPMVTPLRELVYLPKGVMDPHDLPADAPRPGARPEDLVEKE from the coding sequence ATGTTGAAATTCCTGAAACAAGTTGGTGATTACGCCAAGGAAACCGTGCAAGCAGGTCGGTATATTGGTCAGGGGTTATCTGTTACTTTTGACCATATGCGGCGGCGTCCGGTAACCGTACAGTATCCATACGAAAAACTTATTCCCAGCGAACGGTTTCGCGGTAGGATTCACTTTGAGTTTGATAAGTGCATTTCGTGCGAAGTCTGTGTTCGAGTGTGTCCCATCAACCTACCTGTTGTGGATTGGGAGTTCGACAAAGCAAGCAAAAAGAAAAAGCTTAAACACTATAGCATTGACTTCGGAGTTTGTATCTTCTGCGGTAACTGTGTGGAATATTGCCCAACCAACTGCTTATCAATGACAGAAGATTACGAACTTTCCACCTATGACCGTCATGAATTGAACTATGACAACGTGGCATTAGGTCGTTTGCCTTACAAAGTCACCCTAGATCCCATGGTGACACCTTTGCGCGAACTGGTTTACCTACCCAAGGGCGTCATGGACCCCCACGATTTACCAGCAGATGCACCCCGCCCAGGTGCCCGTCCAGAAGATCTTGTGGAAAAAGAGTAA
- a CDS encoding DUF6972 family protein — MSGIEREIILDSRHISKHLPDTPQMQRLLSRGRAAHVFNDEATMNRVAQIVIEIGEYTGTVRGYERYGLFFAEAVGYRISPDGSTIPLFYVEVKIDAENRYHVTPRTRPSEE; from the coding sequence ATGAGTGGCATTGAACGCGAAATTATTCTCGATTCTCGGCACATTTCCAAGCATTTACCTGATACCCCTCAAATGCAAAGATTGTTGAGTCGAGGAAGAGCCGCTCACGTTTTTAATGATGAAGCTACAATGAATAGAGTTGCTCAAATCGTTATCGAAATCGGAGAGTATACTGGAACTGTTCGGGGATACGAGCGTTATGGTCTATTCTTTGCTGAAGCGGTTGGTTACAGAATTAGTCCCGACGGGTCAACCATCCCCCTATTCTACGTAGAGGTAAAAATAGATGCAGAAAATAGATACCACGTCACTCCTCGCACTCGACCCAGTGAAGAGTAA
- the nuoK gene encoding NADH-quinone oxidoreductase subunit NuoK has translation MQIQYFLLLSAALFCIGIYGLINSRNAVRVLMSIELLLNAVNLNLMAFSNYLDPTAIKGQVFTIFVLTVAAAEAAVGLAIVLAIYRNRDTVDMEQFNLLKW, from the coding sequence ATGCAAATCCAGTACTTTTTGTTACTATCGGCAGCTTTGTTTTGCATCGGTATTTACGGATTAATTAACAGTCGCAATGCTGTGCGAGTCCTGATGTCTATTGAGTTGTTGCTTAATGCCGTTAATTTGAACTTAATGGCATTTTCTAACTACCTAGACCCAACCGCAATTAAGGGTCAAGTATTCACTATATTTGTGCTCACCGTAGCAGCAGCAGAAGCGGCGGTAGGTTTGGCTATTGTACTTGCCATCTATCGCAACCGCGATACTGTCGATATGGAGCAGTTCAATCTCCTAAAATGGTAA
- the urtC gene encoding urea ABC transporter permease subunit UrtC, giving the protein MRRGRFILIEAGVVVAIALILILIMPAVLSGFRLNLLGRFLSLAIVALGIDLIWGYTGLLSLGHGIFFGLGGYAIAMHLKLQVPPGELPDFMGLYGVTELPWFWTPFYSFPFAVIAVAIVPAILAGLLGYLVFRNRIRGVYFSILTQAATIVFFNFFNGQQGLFNGTNGLIDFTTLFGATVSDTKTQFVFYSLTILFLAATYGLCRWLTSGRFGRLLIAIRDDESRVRFSGYDPTDFKVLVFAVSGAITGIAGALYTVQSASVSPRAMDIAFSIEMVIWVAVGGRATLVGAILGALLVNYARAFLSEQFAEIWLFFQGALFLIVVTVLPDGVVGWFRTQGIQLLKRRQQIATYPSLEENSEVHHESQNLRN; this is encoded by the coding sequence ATGAGAAGAGGAAGGTTCATTTTAATTGAGGCGGGGGTGGTGGTGGCGATCGCTCTCATCCTCATCTTGATTATGCCAGCTGTGCTTTCAGGGTTTCGTCTGAATTTGTTGGGGCGATTTTTATCTCTAGCTATTGTTGCTTTGGGGATTGATTTGATTTGGGGTTACACGGGGTTACTCAGTTTGGGACACGGGATTTTCTTTGGTTTGGGTGGGTATGCGATCGCCATGCATCTCAAATTGCAAGTTCCTCCAGGAGAGTTGCCTGATTTTATGGGGCTTTATGGTGTCACGGAACTCCCCTGGTTTTGGACACCTTTCTATTCGTTCCCTTTTGCAGTTATAGCTGTTGCGATTGTTCCTGCAATACTTGCGGGACTACTGGGATATTTGGTGTTCCGCAACCGAATTCGCGGAGTGTATTTTTCTATATTGACTCAAGCCGCAACGATTGTATTTTTCAACTTTTTTAATGGTCAACAAGGGCTGTTCAACGGTACAAATGGGTTAATCGATTTTACGACTTTATTTGGAGCAACAGTTAGCGATACAAAAACCCAATTTGTTTTCTACAGCCTCACGATATTGTTTCTCGCAGCTACTTACGGACTCTGTCGTTGGCTGACAAGTGGACGCTTTGGACGGTTGTTAATAGCGATTCGTGATGACGAAAGTCGGGTGCGTTTTTCTGGCTACGATCCGACTGATTTTAAAGTGTTAGTCTTTGCAGTTTCGGGTGCGATCACGGGTATAGCAGGAGCATTGTATACTGTGCAAAGTGCTTCTGTCTCACCTAGAGCAATGGACATCGCCTTTTCCATTGAAATGGTGATTTGGGTAGCAGTAGGAGGACGTGCTACTTTAGTTGGAGCCATTTTAGGCGCTTTGTTAGTCAACTATGCTCGTGCTTTTTTAAGCGAACAATTTGCCGAAATTTGGCTATTTTTCCAAGGAGCGTTGTTTTTGATAGTCGTTACGGTACTTCCTGATGGGGTAGTGGGGTGGTTCCGCACTCAAGGGATTCAGCTTCTCAAACGCCGTCAGCAAATTGCCACTTATCCCAGCTTAGAAGAAAACTCTGAGGTGCACCATGAAAGCCAAAATCTTAGAAACTAA
- a CDS encoding pyridoxal phosphate-dependent aminotransferase, translating into MQSNISHLTTGNSADNKNTKIQSLFLNYWQVLEEYPNSIDLGMGMPSTNIFRSKLEADEEFVEGRRLWQADYQHQAGDRKLREAFSKFEEKRTGISYTASNVMLVSGGLRGFSLVLDCLAKKESNIVEIVPTYPLLAGQVRNTLTRLGATLTSIIPKDTKTFQITLDEIIPYIKSSSIIYLTNPNNPTGLYVPKDVLFKIITTCEQVGAYIIIDEACDISLNLNQDEKTYLNSPIVIRILSLSKTYLLAGFRLGYMVAHSELIKTFSNAYSFSDGNAPLVANKAIMSYLNNPWLMPFISQVVGSKVKLASDIFSQCHSIIEYIKPEACFYIFLKIKYYNNSWFLFKELLAKGINIVPGCLFGVDEDPWIRVCCCREDDILIDYLDKLNKALDTL; encoded by the coding sequence ATGCAAAGTAATATTTCACATTTAACTACTGGAAATTCAGCAGATAATAAGAATACCAAGATTCAAAGTTTATTTCTTAATTATTGGCAAGTGCTAGAGGAATATCCAAATTCTATTGATCTTGGGATGGGTATGCCTTCTACTAATATATTTAGATCCAAGTTAGAAGCGGACGAGGAATTTGTTGAGGGCAGACGGTTATGGCAAGCAGATTACCAACATCAGGCAGGAGATAGAAAGCTTCGAGAAGCATTCTCAAAGTTTGAAGAAAAGCGTACAGGGATTTCTTATACAGCCAGCAATGTTATGCTTGTCTCAGGAGGACTTCGAGGGTTTTCATTAGTTTTAGATTGTTTGGCAAAGAAAGAATCTAATATTGTTGAAATAGTCCCAACTTATCCCCTTCTTGCTGGTCAAGTACGCAATACTTTAACAAGATTAGGAGCTACACTCACTTCTATTATTCCAAAGGACACTAAAACTTTTCAAATAACGCTTGATGAAATCATACCATATATAAAATCTTCCTCCATAATCTATTTAACCAATCCTAACAATCCGACAGGACTTTATGTACCAAAGGATGTTTTATTTAAGATAATAACTACCTGTGAGCAAGTGGGAGCATATATTATTATTGACGAAGCGTGTGATATTTCTTTAAACTTAAATCAAGATGAAAAGACTTACTTGAACAGCCCAATAGTGATCCGTATTTTGAGTTTGTCAAAAACATATTTATTGGCAGGTTTTAGACTTGGATATATGGTTGCTCATTCTGAACTTATTAAAACCTTTTCAAACGCTTATTCATTTTCTGATGGGAATGCACCTCTTGTTGCAAATAAAGCAATTATGAGCTATCTCAATAACCCTTGGTTAATGCCATTTATTTCACAGGTAGTTGGTAGTAAGGTGAAACTGGCTTCGGATATATTTTCGCAGTGTCATTCAATTATAGAGTATATCAAACCAGAGGCATGTTTTTATATTTTTCTAAAGATAAAATATTACAATAATAGTTGGTTTCTTTTTAAGGAACTACTAGCAAAAGGAATTAATATTGTTCCTGGTTGTTTATTTGGTGTTGATGAAGACCCTTGGATTCGTGTTTGTTGTTGTAGGGAAGATGACATCTTGATAGACTATTTAGATAAACTTAATAAAGCTCTTGATACTTTGTAA
- a CDS encoding NAD(+) kinase, whose protein sequence is MDLKQVIIAYKARDPQSKRWAEMCAKQLESRQCQVLMGPSGPKDNPYPVFLASAGQPIDMALILGGDGTVLTGARHLASAGIPILAVNVGGHLGFLTESPDEFKDTEKVWDRLLEDRYAIQRRMMLQAAVFEGNSTNLEPVSDRFFALNEMCVKPASADRMITSILEMEIDGEVVDQYQGDGLIVSTPTGSTGYTVSANGPIVHDGMEAITITPICPMSLSSRPLILPPGSVVSVWPLGDYDLSTKLWTDGVLTTSIWPGHRVDIRMADSRAKFIILRENNSYYQTLREKLLWAGTRIHYSSNNHAN, encoded by the coding sequence GTGGATCTCAAGCAGGTAATTATTGCTTATAAAGCACGAGACCCCCAAAGCAAACGTTGGGCAGAAATGTGTGCAAAGCAACTGGAAAGTCGCCAATGCCAAGTTTTGATGGGACCAAGCGGACCAAAGGATAATCCTTATCCGGTATTTTTGGCTTCGGCTGGTCAGCCAATCGACATGGCTTTGATACTTGGTGGCGACGGTACTGTTTTAACTGGTGCGCGACACTTAGCCTCAGCTGGTATCCCAATATTAGCTGTTAATGTGGGAGGTCATCTGGGGTTTCTTACTGAATCACCAGATGAGTTTAAAGACACTGAGAAAGTTTGGGACAGATTGTTGGAAGATCGCTACGCTATCCAACGTCGGATGATGTTACAAGCTGCAGTGTTTGAGGGTAACAGTACCAATTTAGAACCAGTGAGCGATCGCTTTTTCGCTTTAAATGAAATGTGTGTCAAACCCGCTTCTGCCGATCGCATGATCACCTCAATTTTGGAAATGGAAATTGATGGTGAGGTTGTGGATCAGTACCAGGGCGATGGGTTAATAGTCTCTACACCCACTGGTTCAACAGGTTACACTGTTTCTGCCAACGGTCCAATCGTGCATGATGGTATGGAAGCGATTACCATCACTCCTATTTGTCCGATGAGTCTTTCGAGTCGCCCCCTCATTTTACCTCCTGGTTCCGTTGTGAGCGTTTGGCCTTTAGGTGATTACGATCTCAGTACCAAACTATGGACTGACGGGGTGTTGACAACTTCCATTTGGCCCGGACACCGTGTTGATATACGCATGGCAGATTCTCGGGCTAAGTTTATTATTCTACGAGAAAATAACTCGTACTATCAGACGTTGCGAGAAAAATTGTTGTGGGCTGGTACAAGGATTCACTACAGTAGTAACAACCACGCAAATTGA
- a CDS encoding ABC transporter permease subunit gives MFAGFLEAVFNGISIGAVLLIAALGLAIVFGLMGVINMAHGELMMLGAYTTFVVQNFCKQLGGVWFEAYIFFALIIAFLLTAAVGWLLERGVIRYLYGRPLETLLATWGVSLILQQFVRSVNWVLVIGIALFSLLFFGGLWILKRRTDFGRIRSLVVAVILFLSVGVAMATGKFLSETYKLAITQPWFGAQNLDVTAPSWLQDGISLLGVQLPYPRLFIIALTILCVTGIYLFLQRSSWGLRIRAVTQNRSMSACLGIPTQKVDAMTFALGSGLAGVAGCAISLLGSVGPNTGQNYIIDTFMVVVVGGVGNLVGTIVAALGIGTANYLIGSATLASLLTPVKPLADLFAFFATTSMAKATVFVLIIVFLQVKPGGIFPQKGRTVDV, from the coding sequence GTGTTTGCAGGATTTTTAGAAGCCGTATTTAATGGTATTAGTATTGGTGCTGTGTTATTAATTGCAGCGCTGGGACTAGCCATTGTCTTTGGACTCATGGGCGTTATTAACATGGCTCATGGTGAATTGATGATGTTGGGAGCCTACACAACATTTGTGGTACAGAATTTTTGCAAACAACTGGGTGGAGTATGGTTTGAGGCTTATATCTTTTTTGCCCTGATTATTGCTTTTTTGCTAACAGCTGCTGTGGGATGGCTGTTAGAACGGGGGGTGATTCGATATCTCTACGGGCGTCCTTTAGAAACTCTGCTGGCAACTTGGGGCGTAAGTTTGATTTTGCAGCAGTTTGTTCGTAGTGTAAATTGGGTGCTTGTCATTGGAATTGCCCTGTTTTCTCTGCTGTTTTTTGGTGGTTTGTGGATTTTAAAGCGGCGCACAGATTTTGGCAGAATTCGTTCCTTGGTTGTGGCAGTAATATTGTTCCTGTCAGTGGGGGTGGCAATGGCAACAGGTAAGTTTTTGAGCGAAACTTATAAGTTAGCAATAACCCAACCTTGGTTTGGTGCTCAAAATTTGGATGTCACTGCTCCTAGTTGGTTGCAAGATGGAATATCTTTGCTCGGCGTGCAATTGCCTTATCCAAGATTATTTATTATTGCTTTAACGATTCTTTGTGTAACGGGCATTTATCTATTTTTGCAACGCTCTTCTTGGGGATTAAGGATTCGCGCTGTCACACAAAATCGGAGCATGAGCGCTTGTTTGGGCATTCCGACTCAAAAAGTTGATGCAATGACTTTTGCACTGGGTTCGGGATTGGCTGGTGTGGCTGGTTGTGCGATAAGTTTACTCGGTTCGGTGGGGCCAAATACCGGACAAAACTACATTATCGATACTTTTATGGTTGTTGTTGTGGGTGGTGTGGGCAACCTAGTGGGAACTATTGTAGCAGCGTTGGGAATTGGTACGGCAAATTACTTGATTGGTTCTGCAACTTTGGCTTCGTTGTTGACTCCTGTTAAACCTCTGGCTGATTTGTTTGCGTTCTTTGCAACAACTAGTATGGCAAAGGCGACGGTGTTTGTGCTGATTATTGTGTTTTTACAGGTGAAGCCTGGGGGGATTTTTCCACAAAAAGGTCGTACTGTTGATGTTTAA
- the urtA gene encoding urea ABC transporter substrate-binding protein, which yields MTKQFNRRKFLVYGSASFGASILLKGCVNNSSTNNTESLAPTASPVSASSTGNAIKVGILHSLSGTMAISEKSVVDAEKLAIKEINAAGGVLGKQIEAIVEDGASNWDTFREKATKLIDGDKVVAVFGCWTSASRKNVKSVFESKDHMLWYPVQYEGQECSRNIFYTGAAPNQQIEPSIDWLLKNKGKEFFLVGSDYVFPRTANTIIKSQLEALGGKTVGEDYLPLGNTEVTPIITKIKQALPNGGVIYNTLNGDSNVAFFKQLKAAGLTADKYPSMSVSIAEEEVKAIGVQYLKGHYAAWNYFQTVDTPANKKFVEAFKKEYGAERVTNDPMEAAYTGVYLWKQAVEKAGTTDLAKVRVAAYGQTFDAPEGKVTMNTNHHISKIVRIGQVRDDGLFDIVYATPAPVEPIPWNQFVKETKAFSCDWSDPAKGGKYKKV from the coding sequence ATGACAAAACAATTTAATCGACGCAAGTTTTTAGTTTACGGTTCTGCTTCCTTTGGTGCAAGTATTTTGTTAAAGGGTTGTGTTAACAATTCTTCAACTAATAACACAGAAAGTTTAGCACCTACTGCTTCTCCTGTCAGCGCTTCTAGTACTGGAAACGCAATTAAAGTAGGAATCTTGCATTCTCTCAGTGGAACAATGGCAATTAGTGAAAAAAGCGTTGTAGATGCTGAAAAATTAGCAATTAAAGAAATTAACGCTGCTGGTGGTGTTTTAGGCAAACAAATTGAAGCAATTGTTGAAGATGGTGCTTCTAACTGGGACACTTTTAGGGAAAAAGCCACCAAACTCATCGATGGGGATAAGGTTGTTGCCGTTTTTGGTTGTTGGACTTCTGCTAGCCGTAAGAATGTCAAATCAGTATTTGAAAGCAAAGACCATATGCTCTGGTATCCAGTGCAGTATGAAGGTCAAGAATGTTCCAGAAATATCTTTTATACTGGTGCTGCTCCCAATCAACAAATCGAACCATCGATTGATTGGTTGCTAAAAAATAAGGGCAAAGAATTTTTCTTGGTCGGATCTGATTACGTTTTTCCCCGTACAGCCAACACAATTATTAAATCCCAATTAGAAGCACTTGGTGGTAAAACCGTTGGGGAAGATTACTTACCACTGGGTAACACAGAAGTTACCCCTATTATTACGAAAATTAAGCAAGCATTGCCAAATGGTGGAGTCATTTACAATACGCTAAATGGTGATAGCAATGTTGCTTTTTTCAAACAATTAAAAGCAGCAGGATTAACAGCAGATAAATATCCTTCTATGTCTGTCAGTATTGCCGAAGAAGAAGTGAAGGCAATTGGCGTGCAATATCTCAAAGGTCATTACGCCGCCTGGAACTACTTCCAAACCGTAGACACTCCTGCTAACAAGAAATTTGTTGAAGCCTTTAAGAAAGAATATGGTGCAGAACGGGTTACAAATGACCCAATGGAAGCAGCTTACACTGGTGTTTATTTGTGGAAACAAGCAGTAGAAAAAGCTGGAACGACCGATCTAGCTAAAGTGCGTGTAGCAGCATACGGACAAACTTTTGATGCACCTGAAGGCAAAGTCACAATGAATACCAATCATCACATATCAAAAATTGTGCGGATTGGTCAGGTGAGAGATGATGGTTTGTTTGATATTGTCTATGCTACGCCTGCTCCTGTTGAACCAATTCCTTGGAATCAATTTGTGAAAGAAACCAAAGCCTTTTCTTGTGATTGGTCCGATCCAGCTAAAGGTGGTAAGTATAAGAAGGTGTAA
- a CDS encoding NADH-quinone oxidoreductase subunit J — translation MNLAAGVQFVSFGILAVMLLGAALGVVLIENIVYSAFLLGGVFVSIAGLYLLLNADFVAAAQLLIYVGAVNVLILFAIMLVNKRQAFVPFPTAWIRKALTAVVSVGLFALLSTMILATPWSLSNALPVANSIVIIGEHFFSDFLLPFELASVLLLMAMVGAIILARREYLPEQTLSQDRQTVLTLPERPRELVSAGDASRNIQ, via the coding sequence GTGAATCTAGCAGCAGGAGTACAGTTTGTTTCTTTTGGCATATTAGCAGTGATGTTACTTGGGGCAGCACTGGGTGTTGTTCTCATCGAGAACATCGTTTACTCTGCCTTTTTGCTTGGAGGTGTATTCGTCAGCATTGCTGGTCTATACCTGTTGCTGAATGCTGACTTTGTAGCAGCAGCGCAATTACTCATCTACGTTGGTGCTGTCAACGTGTTGATTTTGTTTGCCATTATGTTAGTGAATAAGCGGCAAGCTTTTGTACCCTTTCCTACAGCTTGGATACGTAAAGCACTAACAGCAGTCGTAAGTGTAGGATTGTTTGCGCTTTTAAGTACAATGATTTTGGCAACCCCTTGGTCATTGTCCAATGCTCTACCCGTGGCAAACTCTATTGTTATCATTGGCGAGCATTTCTTCAGTGACTTTTTACTGCCTTTTGAACTAGCGTCTGTCTTGCTGTTAATGGCAATGGTAGGCGCAATTATTTTGGCGCGTCGCGAGTATCTGCCAGAACAAACTCTCTCTCAAGATCGGCAAACCGTTTTGACTTTGCCTGAACGTCCTAGAGAACTAGTCTCGGCGGGCGACGCAAGTCGAAATATACAGTGA